CGTGGCATTGCGTTGGCTGTGGGTGAGGGCGGGGCTGCGGATAAATCTACGTGTGCTTATTGAACTAAGCACGAGTAAACCGGGGATCTGCCAAATCCGTCGATTTCGGCCATCTTGAGCACAGTAGCTCCTGAAGTACCGATCATAAACTATAGAACGCTATATACACAATGCTATCAGTTGGAAGATGAGACTACAGCGGGTATAGATGGTCTGTGATGCATGATCACTGTGGAATTGCGGGATTGGTAGTTGCTGAGTCGGGGTCGAGTGTTCGATTCGTGTTGATGATCTGAATGGAGCCTCATCTGAGAGGCACGCTGGAGAAAGCTGTGGCTCAGACTGCGGCTTTCGGCCGAACTACTGAGTGCTATCCGACTCCGGTTCGCTTCTGCAACAGCGTCAGTGTATTGTTGACTGTCACAATGAGCGAATGCTTGTATTCATCGGTCAACTGCACCTGCACGAGCAGATCGATCGCACGCCTGATTGAGTATAGCAGACAGGCGAACGCGAAGTAGAAGAACCGTAGTCCGAAATGCTTCGAGATCGTCGAAGCCATGAATCGTTTGACCGATCTGTAGCAGCGCGACTTAGGAGTCATAGCCACGTTGGTGCTAATAGCAAAACGTCCAAGCTGGGCAGAGATTGGCCCACTATTGAAAGAAGTATTACTTAAAGAGCGTGACAGTATAGATTACGTTCCTCGCCAATATTTCCAGAGGTAGGATAGATCACTGGGATATAACAGTTTCACGATCTCACGCATGTTCCCATCGTTAATATCCGAAAGAATATCTCGAGGAAGCTTGTTTAGGTCCTGCATGAGCCGGTCGTACCGTTCGTTTGAGGCAAGATATAGCAACCTCATCATCATTAAACGACGGTCTTGTCTGGGTGCTACTTGATCCATCCATAGGTCGTCGTAAACTGTCATCTCCTCAGCAGAGGTGTCGATTTTCCTCGTCAGACAACGATCGGCTGTCATTGCAGCTGCTCGAGCCGATTTCATACACTTGTAGATTCCCTGTCCCCAGATAGGATCAACTGATGGCACAGTATCACCAATCGCCATGAATGAGTCGGTACTCATCGATCCAGGAAATTGTACATGTGCCGAACCCCGCACTTGATTATCTGCGACTCGTCTGGCGTTCTTGAAACGTGGATCAGTATCAAGCCAATGTTCGAGATGGCCGTCAACGGTGCGATTTTGGGTGGCGTGCTCTCGATAGCGCTCGTTCTGGATGTGACAGATTCCGACTTTTGCTCTGTCCCCACCGGTGTGGAAAATCCACGAGTATCCCCCAGGGGCGTATCTGTGATCCAACCGCAACATCATCGCGTCGGTGAGGTCAGCAAAATCGGGATGGTCGAGATCGACACCCTCAAAGAAGTATT
This genomic interval from Halococcus sediminicola contains the following:
- a CDS encoding digeranylgeranylglycerophospholipid reductase translates to MPDSYDVIIAGAGPAGAQCARDLAERGYEVVVLETEAEGEFPAQSNKSTGGTFASMMTSFGIPDDTVMHATESVVLESPNEHFVQGQPGFVLDYEAFKEFLVEDGRHKGAEYRFDARVRDPIVEDGDLVGIRYNSDQEVSGEIIIDATGPAAPLAKDLGIANLERKNHAIGIEYFFEGVDLDHPDFADLTDAMMLRLDHRYAPGGYSWIFHTGGDRAKVGICHIQNERYREHATQNRTVDGHLEHWLDTDPRFKNARRVADNQVRGSAHVQFPGSMSTDSFMAIGDTVPSVDPIWGQGIYKCMKSARAAAMTADRCLTRKIDTSAEEMTVYDDLWMDQVAPRQDRRLMMMRLLYLASNERYDRLMQDLNKLPRDILSDINDGNMREIVKLLYPSDLSYLWKYWRGT